Sequence from the Rubrobacter naiadicus genome:
CCCGAGCCGCAGCCGTACATCCCCGCCCCAGGAGAAGCTCCTCAACCGGCCTCCTCCCCCGAGCATCGGGAGCACACCCCGACCGCGACCAGGTGCACCTCCTCCACCTCGAATCCTCCCGAGACCTCGCCGAGGACCTCCACCAGCCGCCTCTCGGCCTCCCTCTCCGGGTGGAAGACACCCCCGCACTCCCTGCACACCAGATGCGGGTGCCTCTCCCCCCTCGCCTCGAAGAGACGGGGTCCCTCCGGTGGACGGCTCTCCACCACGAGCCCGGCATCACACAGCGCATCGAGCGAGCGGTAGACCGTAGAGAGCTCGAGCCCCGGCAACGCCCCGGACACCTCCCTCCATACCTCCTCCGCCGTGAGGTGCCCGCCAGAGCCGGCCAGAACCTCCCAGATCCTGACCCGCTGCGGCGTGACCCTCAAACCCCGCTCGCGCAGCGTCTCGTCTATGTTCCCGGCCATTGTGTGCGAATTATTTGCAGAAGCCTGGTCTTTGCGCAAGGGTCTTCGGTCGGGGAGGATTTAGAATTTTCGCGAGGTCAACGAGCGAGAGAGATCGGAGGCGGATTGCGTCTGAGTCCGGAGCTGCTGGAGCTGGCCTACCGGCAGGGGGCCTTCCCGATGGCGGACGAGTCCGGGGAGGTGCGCTTCTACCGCTGCGACCCGCGGGCGGTGCTGGAGTTCGGGGATCTGCACGTCTCGAAGTCGCTCGCGCGCGTGCTGCGCAAAGGGGTGTACGAGGTACGGGTGGACGAGGATTTCGAGGGTGTGATCCGGGGCTGCGCCGACCGGCCCGAGACCTGGATCGGCGAGGAGATCATAGAGGGCTTCCTGGGGCTCTACGAGCGGGGTCTGGCGCACAGCGTCGAGGCCTACCGGGAAGGCGAGCTCGTCGGGGGGCTCTACGGGGTCACGCTCGGCGGGGCGTTCATGGGCGAGTCGATGTTCAGCCGGATGCCGGACGCCTCGAAGGTCTGCCTGGTGCATCTGGTGGAGCGGCTCGAGGAGCGCGGGTACGTGCTGCTCGACTGCCAGATCCAGAACGACCACCTCGCCCGCATGGGTGCCACCGAGATCCCGGAGGCCGAGTACATGAGGCGGCTCGAAGAAGCGCTCGGGCTCCGGAGGAGCTTCGTGTGAGGCCGGCGTGGTAAGCTAGCCCCATGGACGAGAGATATCTCAAGCTGGACCGGAGACCGGATCTGGAACGCCCCGTACTCGTATGCGCCTTCACCGGCTGGAACGACGCGGCCGAGGCGGCGAGCGTCGCGGTCGCCACGCTCGGCAGCTCGTGGGGGGCGGAGCGTATCGGCCGCTTCGAGAGCGAGGAGTTCTTCGACTTCCAGGCCACCCGGCCGCAGATAAAGCTCATCGACGGCATAACGCGCGAGATAGAGTGGCCGGAGAACGTCC
This genomic interval carries:
- a CDS encoding Fur family transcriptional regulator, producing MAGNIDETLRERGLRVTPQRVRIWEVLAGSGGHLTAEEVWREVSGALPGLELSTVYRSLDALCDAGLVVESRPPEGPRLFEARGERHPHLVCRECGGVFHPEREAERRLVEVLGEVSGGFEVEEVHLVAVGVCSRCSGEEAG
- the aat gene encoding leucyl/phenylalanyl-tRNA--protein transferase produces the protein MRLSPELLELAYRQGAFPMADESGEVRFYRCDPRAVLEFGDLHVSKSLARVLRKGVYEVRVDEDFEGVIRGCADRPETWIGEEIIEGFLGLYERGLAHSVEAYREGELVGGLYGVTLGGAFMGESMFSRMPDASKVCLVHLVERLEERGYVLLDCQIQNDHLARMGATEIPEAEYMRRLEEALGLRRSFV